CAGAGGATGTGCTCCTGAAGAGCCGGATGAGGGAAAACTTCACGTCCGGTTCTGTGAGGGGGCTCATAGTCACCTCGGAGCCAGTACTCCAACAAGAGGTAGGCTATGAGCTCTACTCGACATACTAAAGCATTTGCTCCTATAAAAAGGGCTACTTTGGATGGATCCATCCGCTGTAGCAAATGGGCCCGATGCGATTCGAACGCATGACCTTCGCCTCGTAAAGGCGACGTCATAACCAGCTAGACCACGGGCCCGCTCCGTTACGCTACGTGTGCTCCACACTCGGCTTCCTGCAGCCGATAGCACAAACAAAGATGTCGAAACGTGGTTTATGCTTTACTTTACCTGGCTATAATGATATACACATACTGGTACTGCACATCAGCATAAAAAGGTGAACAGGAAGAGAGGGTAAAAATGCGCGGTGGATTTCGTAAGGGTGTGGGCGGCTTGAATCCGAAGCTCTTAAACCAGCAGATGAAGCAGCTGGGGATCAGCCTCGAAGAGCTGACCGACGTCGAGCAGGTGGTCATTCGAACCGCGGACTATGAGCTCATCTTTGAGGATGCCGCGGTCACCGTGATGGACACGCAGGGCGCGAAGATGTATCAGATCACCGGCACGCCGATCAAACGTCCGCGAGCAGAGGCGGAGGCCGTGCCCGAACTGAGCATCTCCGCGGAGGACGTGGCAATCGTTATGGATAAGGCCGGGTGCAGCGAGGAGGAAGCGCGCGCAGCATTGACAGAGACGAACGGCGATCTAGCAGAGGCGATTTTCCGGCTCGCTGAGGGATGACGACCACCACTTCGGGTATTCAGCCGAAACGGATCGGAATAACGTCTAAAGCGCGATCTGAAGATCTTGTGGTGGTACGGCGCCTCGTGGCCGCGCTCGAAGAGCAGGTCGCGGTCGTTCTTGACGAGACGACAGCGGCAAAGCTACAGCGGGAGGGAACGCGCGTAGGTGATATGGCGGTTGATCTTCTCGTCTGTGTCGGTGGCGACGGGACGATTCTCCGGGCTCTGCATGCGGTGAAGAGCACTACACCGGTGCTCGGTATCAATACGGGTGCCATCGGGTTCTTGGCTGAGGTGCAGCCTGAAGCCAGTGTTGCGACGCTCACGAGCTTGCTGCAGGGGTTTGATGTCGGGCCCAGGGAGCGGCTTGCCGTTCGCGTCAATGGCAAAGCGGAAACGATGCCCTACGCAATGAATGAAGTGGTCGCCATTACCTCACGACCCGGTAAGTTGCTCCATTTCGCTATCTTCGTCGATGACGATGAGCTGGAGTGGCTGCGCGCGGACGGCGTGATCTTCGCAACGCCCACCGGAAGTACTGCGTATGCCATGAGTGCCGGTGGCCCGATCGTCGATCCCGCGGTGAATGCGACGATTATCGTGCCCATCGCGCCCTTTAAGCTCTCTGCTCGACCCACCGTCGTCGCCATCGAGAGTGAGATCGGTTTCCAACTGCTGGAGGAGAAGCCGGCTGAGATCGTCATCGATGGGCAGTATTACCGCGCGATCCGAAAAGAGGAGCGCATAACCGTTACGAGAGGCGAACCTGCCTTTTTCGTTACCCTGGGGGATAAGCACTTCCTGAAACTCCGTTATAAATTACGGGTCGAGGACGAGAGAGATAATAGAATAAGAAGATTGATATAGATTGAGGGTGAATGTGTGTAGAGAAGAGGGGAACCGAAAATGGTAAAGATATCGGTACTGAAGTTGAGCAATAAGCGGGTGGTGGACTCAGACGGCAGTGAAATGGGCATACTCCACAACATCGTGGCTGAAGCGAACACCGGGTCGCTGCGCGAGCTCGTGGTTAGACCTTCGGATGAGCTGGACGCGAGCAAGTTCAAGCAGGAGGACGGTTACGTCTTCATCCCGTTTGATGCGGTGAGCGCGGTTAAGGACGTCATCGTGGTGGACACGCAGAGGATTCGTGTACGGGCGTGACGGGATTCGAACCCGTGATCTGCAGCTTAGGAGGCTGCTGCCATATCCTTGCTAGGCCACACGCCCCGTGGCCATGAACGACCGAATGTAAAGAGGGGGTTATTTAAGAAAAGGCTTCCTCTTTTCCAATTGTTTCGTGAGTTTTCGGCACGTCTTTCACCATGGCGACACTGCAAAAGAGCGTGGAAACGGCAGCGAGGATCATCGCCCAGCACGACTTTGCACGCGTTATCTCGCACTACGACGCCGACGGCATTACGGCCGCGGGTATCCTGTGTATCGCGCTGTTGCGGCAGAACATTCAGTTTCACGTAACGATCGTAAATAAACTGGAAGAGTCGTTCGTTCAGGGTCTGGATGATGATCTGATACTGATCTGTGATATGGGCACGGCGCAGTCCGATGTGCTCGCCGAACATCTGAACGAGCGGGCAGTGGTCATTATTGATCATCACGCACCCCCGGCGTCCGTTCCTGTACTGAGCACCCCGTCTTCGGTCATCATCAATCCCTGCAGCCTCAACGCTGCCGATGCACGGGACCTGGTCAACGAACGCGGGAGCACCATATGCGCTGCAGGGCTCTCGTATCTCGTGGCACGGCGTCTCTCCGGAGAGAAGCGGGGTAATATCGACCTTGCGGGGCTTGCGATTGCCGGCACCATGGGCGACAAGCTCGATCTCAACTCGGGGGTGAACAAATTAATCGTGGATGAGGCGCTTCGGGAAGGTGTCATCTCGATCAAAAGGGGGCTGAAGTTCGGCGACGGGCAACTCCAGGAGCTGATTAACTCGTCCACCGATCCCTATACGCCCCTGACTGGCAAGCCGGCATGGGTTTCTGCAGTATTGAATCAGGTAAAGATCGAGGGCACTCGTGAGGTGACCGATCTGACGGAAGACGAGGAAGCGATGCTGACTGCCGCGCTCCTGGCGCTCGTGCGGGAATCGCAGCACGCAGGGATCAGCGAAGACGATCTGGTTGGACCGACATATCGTCTGCATTGCGAGGTGATCCCGAATAGCTATGATTTGATGCGGGTGATTGACGCCTGCGGGCGCCTGGGTAAATCCGGGCTCGGGCTCGGGCTCTGCCTGCGGGTGGCGCGGCTGAGAGAAGAAGCGACCATGCTCTACGCAACTATCCAGGCAAAACTCGTCTCTGAGTTGAATCGTTTGGAAGCCGGCGAGGGCGCGGTAAAAGGTCTCACCAATCTCTACTACTTCTATGTGCAGGAAGGTGGCGTTACCGGTACACTGGCGGGCATTGTGGCCGATTATCTCTACACCGATAAGCCGGTGATCGGGTTCAATAAAAAGGAACGGGTGGAGAACGGCAAGCAGGTCGAGACAAAGATCTCCGGACGCTGTAACAAAAAGCTCATCGCAGGCGCAACGAGTATCAACCTCGCTACCGCGATGGAACGCGCAGCAAAAGAAGTCGGCGGCTTCGGTGGCGGGCACCCGGTGGCTGCGGGCGCGTCCATTCCCGATGGCGCAGAAGAGAAATTCAGTGCAATTCTCGATGCCCTCATCGGCGAGCAGAAGAAGTGAGCAGCAACTAACTGCGCGTACCCAGCCGAATCACGAAAGGAACGCACGGCGAAAAAGAAAAGGTTATCTTTAATGATGGCCGAGAAAGAAGTGCCTATGGGAGTTGCGGTCATTGGTGGCGGCATTTCCGGTATTGCAGCGGCGCTCGATCTCGCTCATGCCGGGTTCAGGGTATATCTCATCGAGCAGCGTCAAACGCTCGGCGGGAAGGTTGCTGAACTCGCCGAATGCAAAATAGGGTTAGCGCCGTGGCTCGCTGAGGTTGAGAACCAGCCAAACATAGAACTCTTACTGGGAGATACCGTAGAAGCCCTCTCGGGCACGGCGGGCGATTTCCGCTTGACCGTCTCAGGCCGTGTACTTGCGGTCGGGAGTATCATCCTGGCGGCGGGCTATGAGATCTTCGAGAACGTTTCCCCAAGTTATCATCTTGACCATCCAGATGTCGTTACCACGCTCGATTTTGAACGAATGCTGCGGGTCGCAACGAAGAACGGTGAGCTGACTCGGCCCTCAAATGGCAGGCCTGTTCGTAAAATCGGCTTCATCCAGTGCGTGGGCTCGCGCTGCACGGAGAATGAGCTCTGCTCCACCGTGTGCTGTGCTTGTACCGCGCGTGATGCGAAGATTGTCAGGCAGCGATTCCCCCGGGTTGAGGTCGCGCTTTTTTACATTGATCTGCGGGTCTTTGGCCGGGATGAGCAGCTGGTGGATGAACTCAAGAGCGACCCCGGCGTGCGCTACATTAAGTCGCGCGTGCCTGAAGTCATTCCGTGCGGTAGCCCTGTTCACGAGGATATATCGAGCGGCGAGCCATTGCTCCTCAAGTATGAGAACTTTGCAGCGGGGACGATCGAGCAGCAGGTATTCGATCTGGTGGTGATTGCTGTTGGCCTGCTGCCTTCGAAGACGCTGAACGAGCTTACCGAGATCCTCGGGGTCTCACAAGATCCATTCGGCTACCCGGCAACGAGTGCCACAAATCCCGTGGAGACGAGTGTGCCCGGGATTTTTGTCTGTGGCTGTGCTAATGGCCCAATGAAAGTACATGACAGCATCGCGCAGGGCAGTGCAGCGGCGGTGAAGGCCGCGCGGTTCGTGAAGCGCAGTGAGCATCAGTACGCTGAAACGCCAGAAGAGCGAGCAACGGTGGGCGAAGCGCCGCGAATCGGTGTCTTTATCTGCGGCTGTGCGGGCGAGATCAGCAACAACGTCGATATCGCCGCGCTCGCAGACCGCGTGCGGAGTCACAAGAGCGTGGTGCACGTTGACACTGAGTTGACAACATGTGAAACGGCAAAGGAGAAGATAACGCGCGGCATACGTGAACATCAGCTGAACAGGGTCGTCTTTGCGGGATGCAGTCCCCGAAGTAGTGAATCGTTCCTGAGTGCCGCGTGTGCGAACGCGGGATTACCACCGTACTCGCTGGGAATTGCGAACATACGGGAGCAGTGTGCCTGGGTACATACCCGCGAGGAAGCGACCGAGGTAGCGGGCGAGCTCGTCACGATGGCTATCGAGCGGGTGCGGCATCAGCCCGAAGAGGCGAGAGAACGGTACCCGGTGATCCCGCATGCGCTCGTTATCGGTGGCGGCGTGTCCGGCATGACCGCAGCGCTGGATATTGCGACTGCGGGATACGAGGTAACGCTGATCGAAAAGGCATCTGAACTGGGCGGCGCCCTGAACACGGTTGATGCGTTTCCAACAGGTGAACGGGCATCTGATATTTTTGCCCGGCTCAAAGAGGATGTGACCAGGAACGAGCGGGTAACTGTTTATACGAACGCTGAATTGACCGATTGGTCGGGGCGGCCGGGCGCATTCACGGTGAGGATACGTACCGCAGACCGTGAAGAGGAAATCGAGTGTGGTGCAGTCGTTGTTGCCATAGGGGCACAATTAGTGAGTCCTCGCGGGTGGTTTGGCTACGGAGCAGCTAAAAACGTGGTCACGCAACCCGAGTTTGCTGCATTGCTTGCCGCTGATACAGCGGACGCTGGCACGATCGTTATGATGCTGGATGCGGTGCAGAACGAAGGCGTCTACCCGAAATACAGCAGTATCGAGCTGGTAACCAATGCAGTACGGGCGAAGGACCGTAATCCCGACGCGCAGATCTTCGTGCTCTATCAGGAGATGAAGACGTACGGAATAGGGGAATTGAAGTACAAGGAGGCGCGCGAAAAAGGGGTGATCTTCGTCCGGTACACACGGAACCGCCCGCCAGAGTTGAACGCCGGAATTATCTCGGTCTTTGACATGGTTCTGGGAGATGAACTCCTGATAAAGCCTGACTTGATCGTGCTCAGCACGCCGATGGTGCCCTCAACAGGGCATGAGCGCCTGCATGAACTGCTCGGCATTCCCGTGAACGGGCACGGCTTCTTCATCGAAGCACGAGAACGGCCACGGATGAATTTCACGCCGGTTGACACGCCAACCCGGGGCGTCTTCGTCTGCGGCTCTGCGCTGTTTCCCACCTCGCTGGAGGAGTGCGTGGTGCAGGCGGATGCAGCGGCCTCACGAGCATGTAGCATGATCCTCGCACACGAGTACCTCACCCTTGATCCCGTGATTGTGCGTGTGGATGAGACGCTGTGCCGCGGCTGCGGACTCTGTGCGCAGGTCTGTGAGTACCATGCGATCAGACTGCAGGAATCAGACGGGTTCCCCATCGCGAGCGTTAGAGAAGCTATCTGCCAGGGTTGCGGTGCCTGTGCCGTTGCCTGCCCTACCCGAGCTATCAGATATCGCACGTCCACGTTAGAACAGCTCACTGCCATGATCGAGGCAATCGCCTAGGAGGAGCTTATACCATCATGAGTGAAGAGGACTTTGAGCCGCGTATTGTTGTATTTTGCTGTACCGGATGCGCGTATGCGAGCGCGGACCTGTCGGGAGCCACGAGACTCCAGTACCCACCGGGAGTACGAATCGTGCGCGTGCTCTGTGCTGG
Above is a window of Methanomicrobia archaeon DNA encoding:
- a CDS encoding nascent polypeptide-associated complex protein; protein product: MRGGFRKGVGGLNPKLLNQQMKQLGISLEELTDVEQVVIRTADYELIFEDAAVTVMDTQGAKMYQITGTPIKRPRAEAEAVPELSISAEDVAIVMDKAGCSEEEARAALTETNGDLAEAIFRLAEG
- a CDS encoding NAD(+) kinase, whose product is MQPKRIGITSKARSEDLVVVRRLVAALEEQVAVVLDETTAAKLQREGTRVGDMAVDLLVCVGGDGTILRALHAVKSTTPVLGINTGAIGFLAEVQPEASVATLTSLLQGFDVGPRERLAVRVNGKAETMPYAMNEVVAITSRPGKLLHFAIFVDDDELEWLRADGVIFATPTGSTAYAMSAGGPIVDPAVNATIIVPIAPFKLSARPTVVAIESEIGFQLLEEKPAEIVIDGQYYRAIRKEERITVTRGEPAFFVTLGDKHFLKLRYKLRVEDERDNRIRRLI
- a CDS encoding PRC-barrel domain containing protein, giving the protein MVKISVLKLSNKRVVDSDGSEMGILHNIVAEANTGSLRELVVRPSDELDASKFKQEDGYVFIPFDAVSAVKDVIVVDTQRIRVRA
- a CDS encoding DHH family phosphoesterase — encoded protein: MATLQKSVETAARIIAQHDFARVISHYDADGITAAGILCIALLRQNIQFHVTIVNKLEESFVQGLDDDLILICDMGTAQSDVLAEHLNERAVVIIDHHAPPASVPVLSTPSSVIINPCSLNAADARDLVNERGSTICAAGLSYLVARRLSGEKRGNIDLAGLAIAGTMGDKLDLNSGVNKLIVDEALREGVISIKRGLKFGDGQLQELINSSTDPYTPLTGKPAWVSAVLNQVKIEGTREVTDLTEDEEAMLTAALLALVRESQHAGISEDDLVGPTYRLHCEVIPNSYDLMRVIDACGRLGKSGLGLGLCLRVARLREEATMLYATIQAKLVSELNRLEAGEGAVKGLTNLYYFYVQEGGVTGTLAGIVADYLYTDKPVIGFNKKERVENGKQVETKISGRCNKKLIAGATSINLATAMERAAKEVGGFGGGHPVAAGASIPDGAEEKFSAILDALIGEQKK
- a CDS encoding CoB--CoM heterodisulfide reductase iron-sulfur subunit A family protein, with translation MMAEKEVPMGVAVIGGGISGIAAALDLAHAGFRVYLIEQRQTLGGKVAELAECKIGLAPWLAEVENQPNIELLLGDTVEALSGTAGDFRLTVSGRVLAVGSIILAAGYEIFENVSPSYHLDHPDVVTTLDFERMLRVATKNGELTRPSNGRPVRKIGFIQCVGSRCTENELCSTVCCACTARDAKIVRQRFPRVEVALFYIDLRVFGRDEQLVDELKSDPGVRYIKSRVPEVIPCGSPVHEDISSGEPLLLKYENFAAGTIEQQVFDLVVIAVGLLPSKTLNELTEILGVSQDPFGYPATSATNPVETSVPGIFVCGCANGPMKVHDSIAQGSAAAVKAARFVKRSEHQYAETPEERATVGEAPRIGVFICGCAGEISNNVDIAALADRVRSHKSVVHVDTELTTCETAKEKITRGIREHQLNRVVFAGCSPRSSESFLSAACANAGLPPYSLGIANIREQCAWVHTREEATEVAGELVTMAIERVRHQPEEARERYPVIPHALVIGGGVSGMTAALDIATAGYEVTLIEKASELGGALNTVDAFPTGERASDIFARLKEDVTRNERVTVYTNAELTDWSGRPGAFTVRIRTADREEEIECGAVVVAIGAQLVSPRGWFGYGAAKNVVTQPEFAALLAADTADAGTIVMMLDAVQNEGVYPKYSSIELVTNAVRAKDRNPDAQIFVLYQEMKTYGIGELKYKEAREKGVIFVRYTRNRPPELNAGIISVFDMVLGDELLIKPDLIVLSTPMVPSTGHERLHELLGIPVNGHGFFIEARERPRMNFTPVDTPTRGVFVCGSALFPTSLEECVVQADAAASRACSMILAHEYLTLDPVIVRVDETLCRGCGLCAQVCEYHAIRLQESDGFPIASVREAICQGCGACAVACPTRAIRYRTSTLEQLTAMIEAIA